Proteins from a single region of Antechinus flavipes isolate AdamAnt ecotype Samford, QLD, Australia chromosome 2, AdamAnt_v2, whole genome shotgun sequence:
- the ZNF410 gene encoding zinc finger protein 410 isoform X1, translated as MLSDELESKPELLVQFVQNTSIPLGQGLVESETKDITCLSLLPVTETSECSRLVLPDDTPNPTSSCKEVPSSAVLRSLQVNLGPDGEETRAHTVQKSPDLLSTPESPSLLQDLQPSDSTSFILLNLTRAGLGSSAEHLVFVQDEAEDSGNDFLSSDSADSSMPWFIRVQELAHDSLIAATRAQLAKSAKASSNGENVHLVPSDGQSKDSGALPHLPQEEKRLQCTVEGCDRTFVWPAHFKYHLKTHRNDRSFICPAEGCGKSFYVLQRLKVHMRTHNGEKPFVCPELGCGKQFTTAGNLKNHLRIHTGEKPFLCEAEGCGRSFAEYSSLRKHLLVHSGMKPHQCQVCGKTFSQSGSRNVHVRKHHSRMGATGNREGEQTAFSLSSAEPLMGSSLLEEASVHTKNLVSLNSQPNLGVESLHLPDTNTILGVEEEVLAEGASRSLSSAPEVVLPQSHHLVPMSTGRQSYEVSALLQ; from the exons ATGTTATCAGATGAGTTAGAGTCCAAACCGGAG CTGCTGGTCCAGTTTGTTCAGAACACGTCAATACCACTGGGACAGGGTCTGGTGGAATCTGAAACTAAAGATATCACTTGTCTGTCCCTGCTACCTGTTACTGAGACCTCAGAATGCAGCCGGCTCGTGTTACCAG ATGATACTCCAAACCCTACCAGCTCCTGTAAGGAAGTTCCTTCCTCTGCTGTGTTGAGAAGCCTTCAAGTGAACCTAGGCCCTGACGGAGAGGAAACAAGGGCACACACTGTACAGAAGTCCCCTGACCTTTTGTCAACTCCAGAGTCTCCTAGCTTGTTGCAAGACCTTCAACCAAGTGACAGTACTTCTTTTATCCTTCTTAATCTAACAAGAGCAG GCCTGGGCTCTTCAGCTGAGCACTTAGTATTTGTCCAGGATGAAGCAGAGGattctgggaatgattttctcTCTAGTGACAGTGCTGACAGCAGTATGCCATGGTTCATTCGGGTTCAGGAGTTGGCTCATGATAGTCTGATTGCTGCTACTCGGGCACAGTTGGCAAAGAGTGCCAAAGCCAGTAGCAATG GGGAAAACGTTCACCTTGTTCCCAGTGATGGGCAGTCTAAAGACTCTGGGGCCCTCCCTCATCTTCCTCAAGAAGAGAAGAGGCTCCAGTGCACAGTTGAGGGCTGTGATCGGACATTTGTGTGGCCGGCACATTTCAAATATCACCTGAAAACGCATAG GAATGACCGTTCTTTTATTTGCCCTGCTGAAGGCTGTGGGAAAAGCTTTTATGTGCTTCAGAGACTGAAAGTGCACATGAGAACTCACAATGGGGAGAAGCCCTTTGTATGTCCTGAGCTGGGATGTGGCAAGCAGTTTACCACAGCTGGAAATCTGAAGAACCACCTTCGAATCCACACAG gtGAGAAGCCATTCCTCTGTGAGGCTGAAGGTTGTGGCCGTTCTTTTGCTGAGTACTCCAGTCTTCGGAAGCATCTCTTGGTTCACTCAG GCATGAAGCCCCATCAGTGCCAAGTTTGTGGGAAAACTTTCTCTCAGAGTGGGAGCCGGAATGTTCATGTGAGGAAACATCATTCAAGGATGGGAGCAACAGGGAATCGTGAGGGAGAGCAAACAG cgttctctctctcttcagctGAGCCGCTAATGGGTAGCAGTTTGCTGGAGGAAGCTTCAGTACATACTAAAAACCTGGTATCTTTAAACTCACAGCCCAACCTTGGGGTAGAGTCCTTGCACCTACCAGATACTAACACCATCCTGGGAGTAGAGGAAG AGGTGCTTGCAGAAGGAGCTTCACGTTCCTTGTCTTCAGCACCAGAAGTGGTTCTGCCACAGTCACATCACCTGGTGCCCATGTCTACTGGGAGACAGTCATATGAGGTTTCTGCCTTATTACAATAA
- the ZNF410 gene encoding zinc finger protein 410 isoform X2 — translation MLSDELESKPELLVQFVQNTSIPLGQGLVESETKDITCLSLLPVTETSECSRLVLPDDTPNPTSSCKEVPSSAVLRSLQVNLGPDGEETRAHTVQKSPDLLSTPESPSLLQDLQPSDSTSFILLNLTRAGLGSSAEHLVFVQDEAEDSGNDFLSSDSADSSMPWFIRVQELAHDSLIAATRAQLAKSAKASSNGENVHLVPSDGQSKDSGALPHLPQEEKRLQCTVEGCDRTFVWPAHFKYHLKTHRNDRSFICPAEGCGKSFYVLQRLKVHMRTHNGEKPFVCPELGCGKQFTTAGNLKNHLRIHTGEKPFLCEAEGCGRSFAEYSSLRKHLLVHSGMKPHQCQVCGKTFSQSGSRNVHVRKHHSRMGATGNREGEQTAEPLMGSSLLEEASVHTKNLVSLNSQPNLGVESLHLPDTNTILGVEEEVLAEGASRSLSSAPEVVLPQSHHLVPMSTGRQSYEVSALLQ, via the exons ATGTTATCAGATGAGTTAGAGTCCAAACCGGAG CTGCTGGTCCAGTTTGTTCAGAACACGTCAATACCACTGGGACAGGGTCTGGTGGAATCTGAAACTAAAGATATCACTTGTCTGTCCCTGCTACCTGTTACTGAGACCTCAGAATGCAGCCGGCTCGTGTTACCAG ATGATACTCCAAACCCTACCAGCTCCTGTAAGGAAGTTCCTTCCTCTGCTGTGTTGAGAAGCCTTCAAGTGAACCTAGGCCCTGACGGAGAGGAAACAAGGGCACACACTGTACAGAAGTCCCCTGACCTTTTGTCAACTCCAGAGTCTCCTAGCTTGTTGCAAGACCTTCAACCAAGTGACAGTACTTCTTTTATCCTTCTTAATCTAACAAGAGCAG GCCTGGGCTCTTCAGCTGAGCACTTAGTATTTGTCCAGGATGAAGCAGAGGattctgggaatgattttctcTCTAGTGACAGTGCTGACAGCAGTATGCCATGGTTCATTCGGGTTCAGGAGTTGGCTCATGATAGTCTGATTGCTGCTACTCGGGCACAGTTGGCAAAGAGTGCCAAAGCCAGTAGCAATG GGGAAAACGTTCACCTTGTTCCCAGTGATGGGCAGTCTAAAGACTCTGGGGCCCTCCCTCATCTTCCTCAAGAAGAGAAGAGGCTCCAGTGCACAGTTGAGGGCTGTGATCGGACATTTGTGTGGCCGGCACATTTCAAATATCACCTGAAAACGCATAG GAATGACCGTTCTTTTATTTGCCCTGCTGAAGGCTGTGGGAAAAGCTTTTATGTGCTTCAGAGACTGAAAGTGCACATGAGAACTCACAATGGGGAGAAGCCCTTTGTATGTCCTGAGCTGGGATGTGGCAAGCAGTTTACCACAGCTGGAAATCTGAAGAACCACCTTCGAATCCACACAG gtGAGAAGCCATTCCTCTGTGAGGCTGAAGGTTGTGGCCGTTCTTTTGCTGAGTACTCCAGTCTTCGGAAGCATCTCTTGGTTCACTCAG GCATGAAGCCCCATCAGTGCCAAGTTTGTGGGAAAACTTTCTCTCAGAGTGGGAGCCGGAATGTTCATGTGAGGAAACATCATTCAAGGATGGGAGCAACAGGGAATCGTGAGGGAGAGCAAACAG ctGAGCCGCTAATGGGTAGCAGTTTGCTGGAGGAAGCTTCAGTACATACTAAAAACCTGGTATCTTTAAACTCACAGCCCAACCTTGGGGTAGAGTCCTTGCACCTACCAGATACTAACACCATCCTGGGAGTAGAGGAAG AGGTGCTTGCAGAAGGAGCTTCACGTTCCTTGTCTTCAGCACCAGAAGTGGTTCTGCCACAGTCACATCACCTGGTGCCCATGTCTACTGGGAGACAGTCATATGAGGTTTCTGCCTTATTACAATAA
- the ZNF410 gene encoding zinc finger protein 410 isoform X3 — MQPARVTSIFSLLDDTPNPTSSCKEVPSSAVLRSLQVNLGPDGEETRAHTVQKSPDLLSTPESPSLLQDLQPSDSTSFILLNLTRAGLGSSAEHLVFVQDEAEDSGNDFLSSDSADSSMPWFIRVQELAHDSLIAATRAQLAKSAKASSNGENVHLVPSDGQSKDSGALPHLPQEEKRLQCTVEGCDRTFVWPAHFKYHLKTHRNDRSFICPAEGCGKSFYVLQRLKVHMRTHNGEKPFVCPELGCGKQFTTAGNLKNHLRIHTGEKPFLCEAEGCGRSFAEYSSLRKHLLVHSGMKPHQCQVCGKTFSQSGSRNVHVRKHHSRMGATGNREGEQTAFSLSSAEPLMGSSLLEEASVHTKNLVSLNSQPNLGVESLHLPDTNTILGVEEEVLAEGASRSLSSAPEVVLPQSHHLVPMSTGRQSYEVSALLQ; from the exons ATGCAGCCGGCTCGTGTTACCAG tattttttctttactagATGATACTCCAAACCCTACCAGCTCCTGTAAGGAAGTTCCTTCCTCTGCTGTGTTGAGAAGCCTTCAAGTGAACCTAGGCCCTGACGGAGAGGAAACAAGGGCACACACTGTACAGAAGTCCCCTGACCTTTTGTCAACTCCAGAGTCTCCTAGCTTGTTGCAAGACCTTCAACCAAGTGACAGTACTTCTTTTATCCTTCTTAATCTAACAAGAGCAG GCCTGGGCTCTTCAGCTGAGCACTTAGTATTTGTCCAGGATGAAGCAGAGGattctgggaatgattttctcTCTAGTGACAGTGCTGACAGCAGTATGCCATGGTTCATTCGGGTTCAGGAGTTGGCTCATGATAGTCTGATTGCTGCTACTCGGGCACAGTTGGCAAAGAGTGCCAAAGCCAGTAGCAATG GGGAAAACGTTCACCTTGTTCCCAGTGATGGGCAGTCTAAAGACTCTGGGGCCCTCCCTCATCTTCCTCAAGAAGAGAAGAGGCTCCAGTGCACAGTTGAGGGCTGTGATCGGACATTTGTGTGGCCGGCACATTTCAAATATCACCTGAAAACGCATAG GAATGACCGTTCTTTTATTTGCCCTGCTGAAGGCTGTGGGAAAAGCTTTTATGTGCTTCAGAGACTGAAAGTGCACATGAGAACTCACAATGGGGAGAAGCCCTTTGTATGTCCTGAGCTGGGATGTGGCAAGCAGTTTACCACAGCTGGAAATCTGAAGAACCACCTTCGAATCCACACAG gtGAGAAGCCATTCCTCTGTGAGGCTGAAGGTTGTGGCCGTTCTTTTGCTGAGTACTCCAGTCTTCGGAAGCATCTCTTGGTTCACTCAG GCATGAAGCCCCATCAGTGCCAAGTTTGTGGGAAAACTTTCTCTCAGAGTGGGAGCCGGAATGTTCATGTGAGGAAACATCATTCAAGGATGGGAGCAACAGGGAATCGTGAGGGAGAGCAAACAG cgttctctctctcttcagctGAGCCGCTAATGGGTAGCAGTTTGCTGGAGGAAGCTTCAGTACATACTAAAAACCTGGTATCTTTAAACTCACAGCCCAACCTTGGGGTAGAGTCCTTGCACCTACCAGATACTAACACCATCCTGGGAGTAGAGGAAG AGGTGCTTGCAGAAGGAGCTTCACGTTCCTTGTCTTCAGCACCAGAAGTGGTTCTGCCACAGTCACATCACCTGGTGCCCATGTCTACTGGGAGACAGTCATATGAGGTTTCTGCCTTATTACAATAA
- the ZNF410 gene encoding zinc finger protein 410 isoform X4 — MLSDELESKPELLVQFVQNTSIPLGQGLVESETKDITCLSLLPVTETSECSRLVLPDDTPNPTSSCKEVPSSAVLRSLQVNLGPDGEETRAHTVQKSPDLLSTPESPSLLQDLQPSDSTSFILLNLTRAGLGSSAEHLVFVQDEAEDSGNDFLSSDSADSSMPWFIRVQELAHDSLIAATRAQLAKSAKASSNGENVHLVPSDGQSKDSGALPHLPQEEKRLQCTVEGCDRTFVWPAHFKYHLKTHRNDRSFICPAEGCGKSFYVLQRLKVHMRTHNGEKPFVCPELGCGKQFTTAGNLKNHLRIHTGEKPFLCEAEGCGRSFAEYSSLRKHLLVHSGMKPHQCQVCGKTFSQSGSRNVHVRKHHSRMGATGNREGEQTAQPWGRVLAPTRY, encoded by the exons ATGTTATCAGATGAGTTAGAGTCCAAACCGGAG CTGCTGGTCCAGTTTGTTCAGAACACGTCAATACCACTGGGACAGGGTCTGGTGGAATCTGAAACTAAAGATATCACTTGTCTGTCCCTGCTACCTGTTACTGAGACCTCAGAATGCAGCCGGCTCGTGTTACCAG ATGATACTCCAAACCCTACCAGCTCCTGTAAGGAAGTTCCTTCCTCTGCTGTGTTGAGAAGCCTTCAAGTGAACCTAGGCCCTGACGGAGAGGAAACAAGGGCACACACTGTACAGAAGTCCCCTGACCTTTTGTCAACTCCAGAGTCTCCTAGCTTGTTGCAAGACCTTCAACCAAGTGACAGTACTTCTTTTATCCTTCTTAATCTAACAAGAGCAG GCCTGGGCTCTTCAGCTGAGCACTTAGTATTTGTCCAGGATGAAGCAGAGGattctgggaatgattttctcTCTAGTGACAGTGCTGACAGCAGTATGCCATGGTTCATTCGGGTTCAGGAGTTGGCTCATGATAGTCTGATTGCTGCTACTCGGGCACAGTTGGCAAAGAGTGCCAAAGCCAGTAGCAATG GGGAAAACGTTCACCTTGTTCCCAGTGATGGGCAGTCTAAAGACTCTGGGGCCCTCCCTCATCTTCCTCAAGAAGAGAAGAGGCTCCAGTGCACAGTTGAGGGCTGTGATCGGACATTTGTGTGGCCGGCACATTTCAAATATCACCTGAAAACGCATAG GAATGACCGTTCTTTTATTTGCCCTGCTGAAGGCTGTGGGAAAAGCTTTTATGTGCTTCAGAGACTGAAAGTGCACATGAGAACTCACAATGGGGAGAAGCCCTTTGTATGTCCTGAGCTGGGATGTGGCAAGCAGTTTACCACAGCTGGAAATCTGAAGAACCACCTTCGAATCCACACAG gtGAGAAGCCATTCCTCTGTGAGGCTGAAGGTTGTGGCCGTTCTTTTGCTGAGTACTCCAGTCTTCGGAAGCATCTCTTGGTTCACTCAG GCATGAAGCCCCATCAGTGCCAAGTTTGTGGGAAAACTTTCTCTCAGAGTGGGAGCCGGAATGTTCATGTGAGGAAACATCATTCAAGGATGGGAGCAACAGGGAATCGTGAGGGAGAGCAAACAG CCCAACCTTGGGGTAGAGTCCTTGCACCTACCAGATACTAA